Proteins encoded by one window of Kineococcus rhizosphaerae:
- a CDS encoding YcaO-like family protein, protein MKTTHPLTVDHPVEEGDDHRATDAFRAALGERDRFQFPTYRLDTVGIPSWWTIAATGASGAAAIGHGYGATDADARRSSWGESAELALLRRTVATLEHRRGTRADLVAEFGADAVLDPPAVCLDAGAPYAPDAPLNWLPLQRWGTGERVWAPADVVLRDADELPPGLVDDLPRLVTRHGNGLGAGDSLERAVAHGIGELLQRDGNGTRFRALDTGVVLDLGPGDELVQDPVTREALAKLRAQGVRVVPKLANDWWGIVNVTVVGADENPLQPVMVTAAGEAAHPDREVALRKAVLEFAAARSRKAFTHGDLDAVRAISPEGYVDRYAADPATQEQRALRGMLGWLERDAAGLRALLEPVVLAERSRRRFDTLPTWSAPEGADEQQALCAHLVGLLRAEGFDVLVLDCSHDGVAVARVVVPGLEVEIVSYGRIGERGLADLLARGDGRTGLHAIVGLGTPGEAGVPATAVPVHLTDAARERVGGPAWLDRAALDRVLGELYPLYREPALHAAAVARENGWTA, encoded by the coding sequence GTGAAGACCACCCACCCCCTGACCGTCGACCACCCCGTCGAGGAGGGGGACGACCACCGCGCCACCGACGCGTTCCGCGCCGCCCTCGGCGAGCGCGACCGGTTCCAGTTCCCCACCTACCGCCTCGACACCGTGGGGATCCCCTCCTGGTGGACGATCGCGGCGACCGGCGCGTCCGGCGCGGCGGCCATCGGCCACGGTTACGGCGCGACCGACGCCGACGCGCGCCGCTCCAGCTGGGGCGAGTCGGCGGAGCTGGCGCTGCTGCGCCGCACCGTCGCCACCCTCGAGCACCGCCGGGGCACCCGCGCCGACCTCGTCGCCGAGTTCGGCGCGGACGCCGTGCTGGACCCGCCGGCGGTGTGCCTGGACGCCGGGGCCCCCTACGCCCCCGACGCGCCGCTGAACTGGCTGCCGCTGCAGCGCTGGGGGACCGGGGAGCGGGTGTGGGCCCCGGCCGACGTCGTGCTGCGCGACGCCGACGAACTGCCCCCCGGGTTAGTCGACGACCTGCCGCGCCTGGTGACCCGCCACGGCAACGGCCTGGGCGCCGGGGACAGCCTGGAACGGGCCGTGGCCCACGGCATCGGTGAACTCCTGCAGCGCGACGGCAACGGCACCCGGTTCCGCGCCCTGGACACCGGCGTCGTCCTCGACCTCGGACCCGGGGACGAACTCGTGCAGGACCCCGTGACGCGCGAGGCGCTGGCCAAGCTGCGCGCGCAGGGCGTGCGCGTCGTGCCCAAGCTCGCCAACGACTGGTGGGGGATCGTCAACGTCACCGTCGTCGGCGCCGACGAGAACCCCCTGCAACCCGTCATGGTGACCGCCGCCGGCGAGGCCGCCCACCCCGACCGGGAGGTGGCGCTGCGCAAGGCCGTCCTGGAGTTCGCCGCGGCCCGCTCCCGCAAGGCGTTCACGCACGGCGACCTCGACGCCGTGCGCGCCATCAGCCCCGAGGGGTACGTCGACCGCTACGCCGCCGACCCCGCCACCCAGGAGCAGCGGGCGCTGCGCGGGATGCTGGGCTGGCTGGAGCGCGACGCCGCCGGGCTGCGGGCGCTGCTCGAACCGGTCGTGCTGGCCGAGCGCAGCCGCCGCCGGTTCGACACCCTGCCCACCTGGAGCGCCCCCGAAGGCGCCGACGAGCAGCAGGCCCTGTGCGCCCACCTCGTCGGGTTGCTGCGCGCGGAGGGTTTCGACGTCCTCGTGCTGGACTGCTCGCACGACGGCGTCGCCGTGGCCCGGGTCGTCGTGCCCGGCCTGGAGGTCGAGATCGTCAGCTACGGGCGCATCGGCGAACGCGGGCTGGCCGACCTGCTGGCGCGCGGGGACGGCCGGACCGGGCTGCACGCGATCGTCGGCCTGGGGACTCCCGGCGAGGCAGGGGTCCCCGCCACCGCGGTCCCCGTCCACCTCACCGACGCCGCCCGCGAGCGCGTCGGCGGCCCGGCGTGGCTGGACCGCGCCGCGCTCGACCGGGTCCTGGGCGAGCTGTACCCGCTGTACCGCGAACCGGCACTGCACGCGGCCGCCGTGGCCCGCGAGAACGGATGGACCGCATGA
- a CDS encoding MBL fold metallo-hydrolase encodes MTGPDDSHALRGVRAAELAPLPTRAHRQHRAYSCTNCGHWQRWFAHTPPPSCPVCSDVRNELPVDGFEFLRETEVDELVTTSWREAVPGVTEFWCDPVVGLGSHGWVLETAEGLLGFEAAPWYSADALAELRRRGGLRVLASSHVHGFGGLWQLQDELDPPVVSVGVHDLTWTKAFRVTWPADDRTELAPGITLHRTGGHFPGHSVLHDAGRGLFFCGDSLKIDLDEHGNAVALSAHKAFHAQIPLSRAELRSMREIVGALEFDTVFSPFEFARGVTTRHVTALVDHMLTNPPSAAPVPMDLLTTKVTVLA; translated from the coding sequence ATGACCGGTCCGGACGACTCCCACGCGCTGCGCGGGGTCCGCGCCGCCGAACTCGCCCCGCTGCCAACCCGCGCCCACCGTCAGCACCGGGCGTACTCGTGCACGAACTGCGGGCACTGGCAGCGCTGGTTCGCGCACACCCCGCCGCCGTCGTGCCCGGTGTGCTCCGACGTCCGCAACGAACTGCCCGTCGACGGGTTCGAGTTCCTGCGCGAGACCGAGGTCGACGAGCTCGTCACCACGTCCTGGCGCGAGGCCGTGCCGGGTGTCACCGAGTTCTGGTGCGACCCGGTCGTGGGGCTCGGGTCGCACGGCTGGGTGCTGGAGACCGCCGAGGGTCTGCTCGGTTTCGAGGCCGCCCCGTGGTACTCCGCCGACGCGCTGGCCGAACTGCGCCGTCGCGGGGGCCTGCGCGTCCTGGCCTCCAGCCACGTGCACGGTTTCGGCGGCCTGTGGCAGTTGCAGGACGAGCTCGACCCGCCCGTGGTCTCCGTCGGGGTCCACGACCTCACCTGGACCAAGGCGTTCCGCGTCACCTGGCCCGCCGACGACCGGACGGAACTGGCGCCCGGGATCACGCTGCACCGCACGGGTGGGCACTTCCCCGGGCACAGCGTGCTGCACGACGCCGGCCGCGGTCTGTTCTTCTGCGGCGACTCCCTGAAGATCGACCTCGACGAGCACGGGAACGCCGTGGCGCTGAGCGCCCACAAGGCGTTCCACGCGCAGATCCCGCTGTCGCGGGCCGAACTGCGCAGCATGCGCGAGATCGTGGGCGCGCTGGAGTTCGACACCGTCTTCAGCCCCTTCGAGTTCGCGCGCGGCGTGACGACCCGGCACGTCACGGCCCTGGTGGACCACATGCTCACCAACCCCCCGTCGGCGGCGCCCGTCCCGATGGACCTGCTCACGACGAAGGTGACGGTGCTCGCGTGA
- a CDS encoding Gfo/Idh/MocA family protein — protein sequence MTTPEEQTEHRAEDPRTGWVIAGAGWVARDHMAPALAASTTSRVVAVVDRDLQAARALAARFPGAEAHDDLTAAFAVPGAQVVYVATPNHAHREVALAAADAGLAVLCEKPLAAALDDAAALVAGCERAGVVAATAFDQRFHPAHELMARLIARGDLGTVTAVRIVYACWLPPGWAPPGSTTGDNWRVDPVRAGGGAYVDLAPHGLDLVGTLLGEDVVTATTHVQHRVHDYAVDDGSVLVGSTPSGVLVTISNSFNTVETLPRRRLEIVGTAGQLVANDTMGQDAGGRVEFIDAVTGESRDLEFDTTTSPFTGELRALEAAVTGGVPWRFPMSRDLRLLNLLHDALGAGVTGSRPDPVLAAQEA from the coding sequence TTGACCACTCCCGAGGAGCAGACCGAGCACCGGGCCGAGGACCCCCGCACCGGGTGGGTCATCGCGGGCGCGGGCTGGGTGGCCCGCGACCACATGGCGCCCGCGCTGGCCGCCTCCACCACCAGCCGGGTCGTCGCGGTCGTCGACCGGGACCTGCAGGCGGCCCGCGCCCTCGCGGCGCGCTTCCCCGGGGCCGAGGCCCACGACGACCTGACGGCGGCGTTCGCCGTTCCCGGCGCGCAGGTCGTCTACGTCGCCACGCCGAACCACGCTCACCGCGAGGTCGCCCTCGCCGCGGCCGACGCCGGGCTGGCGGTCCTGTGCGAGAAACCGCTGGCCGCCGCCCTGGACGACGCCGCGGCGCTGGTCGCCGGGTGCGAACGCGCCGGGGTGGTGGCCGCGACGGCCTTCGACCAGCGGTTCCACCCCGCCCACGAGCTGATGGCGCGGCTGATCGCCCGCGGCGACCTCGGCACCGTGACCGCCGTGCGCATCGTCTACGCGTGCTGGTTGCCGCCCGGGTGGGCGCCGCCCGGCAGCACCACGGGCGACAACTGGCGCGTCGACCCCGTGCGGGCCGGTGGCGGGGCCTACGTCGACCTCGCCCCGCACGGGCTGGACCTCGTCGGCACCCTGCTGGGTGAGGACGTGGTCACGGCCACCACCCACGTGCAGCACCGCGTCCACGACTACGCCGTCGACGACGGTTCCGTCCTGGTCGGCTCCACCCCCTCGGGGGTGCTGGTGACGATCTCGAACTCGTTCAACACCGTCGAGACCCTGCCGCGCCGCCGGCTCGAGATCGTCGGCACCGCGGGCCAGCTCGTCGCGAACGACACCATGGGGCAGGACGCCGGCGGCCGCGTGGAGTTCATCGACGCCGTCACGGGAGAGTCCCGCGACCTGGAGTTCGACACCACCACCTCGCCGTTCACCGGGGAACTGCGCGCCCTGGAGGCCGCGGTCACCGGCGGGGTGCCGTGGCGCTTCCCGATGTCGCGCGACCTGCGCCTGCTGAACCTGCTGCACGACGCCCTCGGCGCCGGCGTCACCGGGTCCCGTCCCGACCCCGTCCTCGCCGCTCAGGAAGCCTGA
- a CDS encoding HD domain-containing protein: MEPRTLQLLREVADVKRLRDARGPGSLADRAFVRSWRVLLRDWSTDRVLALALREVAHALVAARLAGVDAGVLALAGLDRGERLLVLQRAFDAVTATAEGGFGDLADLRAALDPDPFAEDLLPAAPPFVDALVRQPRAGATHPVLPRVVVEPPESHGDHCFVTAVYSALVAPRFGVGRGEAFLVALAHHLPNGDLPDAGFGGEVLLGEHYLRVLAVLEQRSLQQVPQGLAERLRVLLPQRETTETAVGRVFNTADVLDRVLQVHHHARAAAFTAAQALDDLDIVHPGTVQRFQLDVLAGAGIPVR; encoded by the coding sequence GTGGAACCCCGCACGCTGCAGCTCCTGCGGGAGGTGGCGGACGTGAAGCGCCTGCGGGACGCCCGTGGCCCGGGTTCCCTGGCCGACCGCGCGTTCGTGCGTTCCTGGCGCGTCCTCCTGCGGGACTGGTCCACCGACCGCGTCCTGGCCCTGGCGCTGCGCGAGGTCGCCCACGCGCTCGTCGCGGCCCGTCTCGCCGGGGTCGACGCCGGTGTCCTGGCCCTGGCCGGCCTGGACCGGGGTGAGCGCCTGCTCGTGCTGCAGCGCGCCTTCGACGCCGTCACCGCGACCGCCGAAGGTGGTTTCGGCGACCTCGCCGACCTGCGCGCCGCCCTGGACCCCGACCCGTTCGCGGAGGACCTCCTCCCGGCCGCACCGCCCTTCGTCGACGCCCTGGTCCGCCAGCCGCGGGCGGGGGCCACCCACCCGGTCCTGCCGCGCGTCGTCGTCGAACCCCCTGAGAGCCACGGCGACCACTGCTTCGTGACCGCGGTGTACTCCGCGCTGGTCGCGCCGCGCTTCGGCGTGGGCCGGGGCGAGGCGTTCCTCGTCGCGCTGGCCCACCACCTGCCCAACGGCGACCTGCCCGACGCCGGCTTCGGAGGCGAGGTCCTGCTGGGCGAGCACTACCTGCGCGTGCTGGCGGTGCTGGAACAGCGGTCCCTGCAGCAGGTGCCGCAGGGCCTCGCGGAGCGCCTGCGGGTGCTGCTGCCGCAGCGCGAGACCACGGAGACCGCCGTGGGGCGGGTCTTCAACACCGCCGACGTCCTGGACCGCGTCCTGCAGGTCCACCACCACGCCCGCGCGGCGGCGTTCACCGCCGCCCAGGCCCTCGACGACCTGGACATCGTCCACCCCGGGACCGTCCAGCGGTTCCAGCTCGACGTCCTGGCCGGCGCGGGCATCCCGGTGCGTTGA
- a CDS encoding sugar phosphate isomerase/epimerase family protein, with product MPETSLPSPTSHARLAYNANGLRSVSLDDAVRTLADRGYDGIELSLNAQHVDPWTFSAADAAHLRETLAETGMVACSLATGDPHLLSEHAFEPALVDPDPAERARRLDLLQRGVRTGVLIGVPLVVFSTGKRRPEVSEAQADAWLDEALAVLLDTLHETLDAAGLPRGSTVLAIEPEPGFHCRTNADVAAVLERTGSTDLWLSQDLGHCVVEEEDALGSLARHLPVTRHLQVEDIAGRVHAHLVPGDGDVDFDAVGRVLADGYDGWISVELYDHDPVHREAARRSEEFLRDRFPSLTRSSDAIDLTVLEERSTTAVH from the coding sequence GTGCCCGAAACATCCCTGCCGTCGCCGACCTCGCACGCCCGGCTGGCCTACAACGCCAACGGTTTGCGCTCGGTCAGCCTCGACGACGCCGTCCGCACGCTGGCCGACCGCGGGTACGACGGCATCGAACTCTCGCTCAACGCCCAGCACGTCGACCCGTGGACGTTCTCCGCCGCCGACGCGGCCCACCTCCGCGAAACCCTCGCGGAGACCGGCATGGTCGCCTGCAGCCTGGCCACCGGCGACCCGCACCTGCTGAGCGAGCACGCCTTCGAACCCGCGCTGGTGGATCCCGACCCCGCCGAACGCGCCCGCCGGCTGGACCTGCTGCAGCGCGGCGTGCGCACCGGGGTCCTCATCGGGGTTCCGCTCGTGGTGTTCTCCACCGGCAAACGGCGTCCGGAGGTCAGCGAGGCGCAGGCCGACGCGTGGCTGGACGAGGCCCTGGCCGTGCTGCTCGACACGCTGCACGAAACCCTCGACGCCGCCGGGCTCCCCCGCGGCAGCACGGTCCTGGCCATCGAACCCGAACCTGGTTTCCACTGCCGGACGAACGCCGACGTCGCCGCGGTGCTGGAACGGACCGGGAGCACGGACCTGTGGCTGAGCCAGGACCTCGGCCACTGCGTCGTCGAGGAGGAGGACGCCCTGGGTTCGCTCGCCCGTCACCTGCCGGTGACCCGTCACCTGCAGGTCGAGGACATCGCCGGCAGGGTGCACGCGCACCTCGTCCCCGGCGACGGCGACGTCGACTTCGACGCCGTCGGCCGGGTGCTGGCCGACGGGTACGACGGCTGGATCAGCGTGGAGCTGTACGACCACGACCCCGTGCACCGCGAGGCCGCCCGGCGCAGCGAGGAGTTCCTCCGCGACCGCTTCCCGTCGCTGACGCGCTCGTCGGACGCGATCGACCTGACGGTTCTCGAGGAGCGGAGCACCACGGCCGTCCACTGA
- a CDS encoding ParB/Srx family N-terminal domain-containing protein — MRRRTLRTVLAAVLAAGVGLGLTAPAATASAEKKPAVCKAEGHWSQYVCATIGELLDVRIGDVHPTQPSLGYDEVYYKLGRYTLGKDAVNKKFDDWCEADGRVEAATVSPGARLDRPSSFTCELPRGAETADSTAPMKTVVIGPGGEPFLTDGHHTLTSFYETPDGGADLHVRLRVVANYSTLGKKDFWALVQAHQWVYLKDPEGRAVKVDQLPTSIGLANFQDDRYRSLLYFGRDIGYAAGGVPFQEFYWGSWVRDSSGVDLCGWDRDDLPSYLSTVESVTRAMTALPRDEVVDSGFTAEELGALEEWNDGKAATKGEFAKLSQPYSADKPGKLAYALEYRRVHHLN; from the coding sequence ATGCGCCGCAGAACCCTGCGCACCGTCCTCGCCGCCGTCCTCGCCGCCGGCGTCGGCCTGGGCCTGACGGCCCCGGCCGCCACCGCCTCGGCCGAGAAGAAGCCTGCCGTCTGCAAGGCCGAGGGCCACTGGTCGCAGTACGTGTGCGCCACGATCGGCGAACTGCTCGACGTCCGCATCGGCGACGTGCACCCGACCCAGCCCTCGCTCGGGTACGACGAGGTCTACTACAAGCTCGGCCGGTACACGCTCGGCAAGGACGCCGTGAACAAGAAGTTCGACGACTGGTGCGAGGCCGACGGCCGCGTCGAGGCCGCGACCGTCTCGCCCGGGGCCCGGCTGGACCGTCCCTCGTCGTTCACGTGCGAACTCCCGCGCGGGGCGGAGACGGCCGACAGCACGGCGCCCATGAAGACCGTCGTCATCGGCCCCGGCGGGGAGCCGTTCCTGACCGACGGGCACCACACGCTGACCTCGTTCTACGAGACCCCCGACGGCGGTGCGGACCTGCACGTCCGGCTGCGCGTGGTCGCGAACTACAGCACGCTGGGGAAGAAGGACTTCTGGGCGCTGGTGCAGGCCCACCAGTGGGTCTACCTGAAGGACCCCGAGGGCCGCGCCGTTAAGGTCGACCAGCTGCCCACCAGCATCGGGCTCGCGAACTTCCAGGACGACCGCTACCGCAGCCTGCTCTACTTCGGCCGCGACATCGGCTACGCCGCCGGCGGGGTGCCGTTCCAGGAGTTCTACTGGGGCAGCTGGGTCCGCGACTCCTCCGGCGTCGACCTGTGCGGGTGGGACCGGGACGACCTGCCGAGCTACCTGTCGACCGTGGAGTCGGTGACGCGCGCGATGACCGCGCTGCCCCGGGACGAGGTCGTCGACAGCGGGTTCACCGCCGAGGAGCTCGGGGCCCTGGAGGAGTGGAACGACGGCAAGGCCGCCACGAAGGGCGAGTTCGCCAAGCTCAGCCAGCCGTACTCCGCCGACAAGCCCGGCAAGCTCGCCTACGCCCTGGAGTACCGGCGGGTCCACCACCTGAACTGA
- a CDS encoding Gfo/Idh/MocA family protein: MGKAWLATILADPAVELAGVVDLDLGVAGAALADAGVPDVPVGTDTVALAREVGADAVVNVTVPVAHHPVTTAALFAGYPVLGEKPVAPTVAQALSLVAASEVSGQPFVVSQSRRYNAHVDAFRAQARALGDLGSLATEFFKAPHFGGFREEMDHVLLVDMAIHQFDLARFLLDAEPVSVYCEEFNPSWSWYAGAASAAAVFEMSTGARYTFTGSWCAPGLETSWNGAWRLSGARGSALWDGDHDPVVEGAEAGPADDPGEGIAGSLAAFTRFLADGTPLWGEVHDNVLSLAMVEAAVESAATGTRVRLDDVLDRAHAQAVADEQREDVLEVLKGWGSARAALSR, from the coding sequence ATGGGCAAGGCCTGGCTCGCGACGATCCTGGCCGACCCGGCCGTGGAACTGGCCGGGGTCGTCGACCTCGACCTCGGCGTCGCCGGGGCCGCGCTGGCCGACGCGGGCGTCCCCGACGTGCCCGTCGGCACCGACACCGTCGCGCTGGCCCGGGAGGTCGGGGCCGACGCCGTCGTCAACGTCACCGTGCCGGTGGCGCACCACCCCGTCACCACCGCCGCGCTGTTCGCCGGCTACCCGGTGCTGGGGGAGAAGCCCGTCGCCCCGACCGTCGCGCAGGCCCTCTCGCTCGTCGCCGCCTCCGAGGTGTCCGGCCAGCCGTTCGTCGTCTCGCAGTCCCGGCGCTACAACGCGCACGTCGACGCCTTCCGCGCGCAGGCCCGCGCGCTGGGCGACCTGGGGTCGCTGGCGACGGAGTTCTTCAAGGCCCCGCACTTCGGCGGGTTCCGCGAGGAGATGGACCACGTCCTGCTCGTCGACATGGCCATCCACCAGTTCGACCTGGCCCGGTTCCTGCTCGACGCCGAACCCGTCTCGGTGTACTGCGAGGAGTTCAACCCGTCGTGGTCCTGGTACGCCGGGGCCGCCTCGGCCGCGGCCGTCTTCGAGATGTCCACCGGCGCCCGCTACACCTTCACGGGCAGCTGGTGCGCCCCCGGGCTGGAGACGTCGTGGAACGGCGCCTGGCGGCTGTCGGGCGCCCGCGGCTCGGCGCTGTGGGACGGCGACCACGACCCTGTCGTCGAAGGCGCCGAGGCCGGCCCCGCCGACGACCCGGGGGAGGGCATCGCGGGCTCGCTCGCGGCGTTCACGCGCTTCCTCGCCGACGGCACCCCGCTGTGGGGGGAGGTGCACGACAACGTCCTGAGCCTGGCGATGGTCGAGGCGGCCGTCGAGTCCGCCGCCACCGGCACCCGCGTGCGCCTCGACGACGTCCTGGACCGCGCGCACGCGCAGGCCGTCGCCGACGAGCAGCGCGAGGACGTGCTGGAGGTCCTCAAGGGCTGGGGTTCGGCCCGCGCCGCCCTCAGCCGCTGA
- a CDS encoding ThuA domain-containing protein — protein sequence MTIRVTVWGENRHEQLEPEVAKRYPNGMHGAVAEGIEANLGEGVTVRTATLDDPEHGLTEEVLQNTDVLTWWGHAAHAEVSDEVVDRVQRHVLAGMGLVVLHSGHWSKIFQRLMGTSCTLRWRSEHDRELLWTVDPTHPIAQGVPHPLIIEEDEMYGEFFDIPAPDEIVFISSFTGGEVFRSGITFKRGFGKIFYFRPGDQDFPTYFHEGVRKVISNAVEWAVTVRPERTDPVLLRYDTEDFYNGQGYQGALDPEKQK from the coding sequence ATGACGATCCGTGTCACCGTGTGGGGCGAGAACCGCCACGAACAGCTCGAACCCGAGGTCGCCAAGCGCTACCCGAACGGCATGCACGGCGCCGTCGCCGAGGGCATCGAGGCGAACCTCGGCGAGGGCGTCACCGTCCGCACCGCGACGCTGGACGACCCCGAGCACGGGCTCACCGAGGAGGTCCTGCAGAACACCGACGTCCTCACCTGGTGGGGGCACGCCGCGCACGCCGAGGTCTCCGACGAGGTCGTCGACCGCGTCCAGCGCCACGTTCTGGCCGGGATGGGCCTCGTCGTCCTGCACTCCGGGCACTGGTCGAAGATCTTCCAGCGGCTGATGGGCACGAGCTGCACGCTGCGCTGGCGCTCCGAGCACGACCGGGAACTGCTGTGGACGGTCGACCCGACCCACCCCATCGCGCAGGGCGTCCCGCACCCCCTGATCATCGAGGAGGACGAGATGTACGGGGAGTTCTTCGACATCCCCGCCCCCGACGAGATCGTCTTCATCTCCTCCTTCACCGGCGGTGAGGTGTTCCGCTCCGGCATCACCTTCAAGCGCGGCTTCGGGAAGATCTTCTACTTCCGCCCCGGCGACCAGGACTTCCCCACGTACTTCCACGAGGGCGTCCGCAAGGTCATCTCCAACGCCGTCGAGTGGGCCGTCACCGTCCGCCCCGAACGCACCGACCCGGTCCTGCTGCGCTACGACACCGAGGACTTCTACAACGGCCAGGGCTACCAGGGCGCGCTGGACCCGGAGAAGCAGAAGTGA
- a CDS encoding carbohydrate ABC transporter permease: protein MSAMVPTRTRAPEGSPAKVKAPRRPVYTVIGIVILAFMLFPLYWMINVSLQPAGNAVATPWLPFDLSLRGYTTAISEQGRNLVTSLLISLGSVVFSLLIATPAAYAMAHFKLGRWATVVLFGILITQMVPGIVVANALYSAYSDLGLLNTLGGLILADSAAGIPFSIILMRAFMGSIPASIVEAAYVDGAGHVRAFFSIVLPMSRNALITAGLFTFLFAWGDFLFALTLTTTADLRPITLGLYTYVGSFVADWSPIMATAVLSSLPAIALLVLAQRYVAAGVTGGAVKS from the coding sequence GTGAGCGCGATGGTCCCCACCCGCACGCGGGCGCCCGAGGGGTCGCCGGCGAAGGTCAAGGCCCCCCGGCGGCCCGTCTACACGGTGATCGGCATCGTCATCCTGGCGTTCATGCTGTTCCCGCTGTACTGGATGATCAACGTGTCCCTGCAGCCGGCCGGCAACGCCGTCGCGACCCCCTGGCTGCCGTTCGACCTGTCGCTGCGCGGCTACACGACGGCGATCTCCGAGCAGGGCCGCAACCTCGTCACGTCGCTGCTCATCAGCCTGGGCTCCGTCGTGTTCAGCCTGCTGATCGCGACCCCCGCGGCCTACGCCATGGCCCACTTCAAGCTGGGCCGCTGGGCCACCGTCGTGCTGTTCGGGATCCTCATCACGCAGATGGTCCCCGGCATCGTCGTGGCCAACGCCCTGTACTCCGCCTACAGCGACCTGGGGCTGCTGAACACCCTCGGCGGGCTCATCCTCGCCGACTCCGCGGCGGGCATCCCCTTCTCCATCATCCTCATGCGCGCCTTCATGGGGTCGATCCCGGCCTCCATCGTCGAGGCCGCCTACGTCGACGGCGCCGGCCACGTCCGCGCCTTCTTCTCCATCGTCCTGCCCATGAGCCGCAACGCCCTCATCACCGCGGGCCTGTTCACGTTCCTGTTCGCCTGGGGCGACTTCCTGTTCGCCCTGACCCTGACGACCACGGCCGACCTGCGGCCCATCACCCTGGGGCTGTACACCTACGTCGGCAGCTTCGTCGCCGACTGGTCGCCCATCATGGCCACGGCCGTGCTGTCGTCCCTGCCCGCCATCGCCCTGCTCGTCCTGGCCCAGCGGTACGTCGCCGCCGGCGTCACGGGCGGGGCCGTCAAGTCCTAG
- a CDS encoding carbohydrate ABC transporter permease, whose protein sequence is MADVATSRATSPSALAPAGRGAGHKLRTRLVEVAFIVPAVVYLVLFFGYPVVKNVVMGFQEYTTKTFYTGEAPWVGLENYRHVLGDAIFDRTLLNTLLFTAGSIVGQFVLGLAIALFFHKKFALSGVLRSLILLPWLIPMIAGTAVWRWILDTDNGALNRILGAVPFLDAHPNWLTSTSLALVAVIGVNIWLGIPFNMTILYGGLQEIPEELYEAGALDGATGWRAFRHITWPMLRPVVTVVLVLGVVYTLKVLDVILGLTNGGPANSTQTISTFSYDMSFRQFDFGAGAALGNILIVISLVFAVVYLRLNRKAVDE, encoded by the coding sequence ATGGCTGACGTGGCCACCAGCCGCGCCACCTCCCCGTCGGCGCTCGCGCCGGCGGGGAGGGGAGCGGGGCACAAGCTGCGGACCCGGCTCGTCGAGGTCGCGTTCATCGTCCCGGCCGTGGTGTACCTGGTCCTGTTCTTCGGCTACCCCGTCGTCAAGAACGTCGTCATGGGGTTCCAGGAGTACACGACCAAGACGTTCTACACGGGCGAGGCGCCCTGGGTCGGCCTGGAGAACTACCGCCACGTCCTCGGCGACGCCATCTTCGACCGGACGCTGCTGAACACCCTGCTGTTCACCGCGGGCTCGATCGTGGGGCAGTTCGTCCTGGGCCTGGCCATCGCGCTGTTCTTCCACAAGAAGTTCGCGCTGTCCGGGGTGCTGCGCTCGCTCATCCTGCTGCCCTGGCTCATCCCGATGATCGCCGGGACCGCCGTGTGGCGCTGGATCCTGGACACCGACAACGGGGCGCTCAACCGGATCCTGGGCGCGGTGCCGTTCCTCGACGCGCACCCGAACTGGCTCACGTCGACGTCGCTGGCCCTCGTCGCGGTCATCGGCGTGAACATCTGGCTCGGCATCCCGTTCAACATGACCATCCTCTACGGCGGGCTGCAGGAGATCCCCGAGGAGCTGTACGAGGCCGGTGCCCTCGACGGCGCGACCGGGTGGCGGGCGTTCCGGCACATCACCTGGCCCATGCTGCGCCCCGTCGTGACGGTGGTCCTGGTGCTCGGGGTCGTCTACACCCTCAAGGTGCTCGACGTGATCCTCGGGCTGACGAACGGCGGCCCGGCGAACTCGACCCAGACGATCTCGACGTTCTCCTACGACATGTCCTTCAGGCAGTTCGACTTCGGTGCGGGTGCGGCCCTGGGCAACATCCTCATCGTCATCTCGCTGGTCTTCGCCGTGGTGTACCTGCGGCTCAACCGGAAGGCTGTAGACGAATGA